The DNA region CGGAGGCCAGGGAAGGCGCCAAGCTGGCCAAGCGCATCGCCAGGAAGCTCAAGACCCACACCTTCGGCGGCCGCGTCGCCGTGGCCCGGGTGCATGACACCGACACCGCCAACGCCAGCGCCGGCATGACCCAGGACCCCTCGTTCGATGACGAAGACGACGAGGACATGGACGACATGGCCTTCGAGGACGACGACAGCCTCGACGACCTGCTCGACGACATCGACCTGGACGAAGACGACCTGGCCGACGACGGCGAGGAAGACGACGACACCGCGCCCACCCCGGTCGCCAAGCCCAAGTCCACCGTCCACGACAACCGCTGGCAGGCCTCCGGCAGCCTGCGCTACGGCTACGGCTTCGACGACCGTGGCAGCCGCTGGAACCTCGGCGCCAACATCGCCCAGGCCCGCCAGGACGACCGCGACGAACTCAACCGGCAGACCTGGGCGGTCTCCACCGGCCCCACCTTCGTCATCCCGGCCTGGCGCCTGAAGATCAACGCCACCGTCACCTACCTGCAGCTCTACAAGGACCACCAGTACGACCTCTCCAGCACCATCTGGTCCCTGGGCGCCAGCCACAAGCTGAACCGCGTACTGGAGCTGTACAGCCGCTACAACTACGAGAACCGTGGCCTGGAAAACGACAGCCCGCTGGACATCGACGTCGACACCTTCAAGGTCGGCACCCGCTTCAAGCCCACCGGCAAGGACAGCTTCGACCTCAGCTACTCGCCCAAGGTGGAAGACAACGACACGCGCAACAAGGACAAGGAGCAGCAAGGCTGGAAGATCAGCTACGCCCGCAAGCTGCCCTGGGACAGCTTCGCCAGCGTCGCCTACAGCCGCCGTCACACCGACTTCGAGCACGACCCTTCCGGCAAGGAAGAGGACGAGACCAAGCACATCGTCACCCTCGGTCACAAACTCACCAAGGACCTGGTGATGACCCTCAGCTACGAGCACAAGGACAAGGACTCCAACCTGCCCAGTCGTGACACGAACAACGAAAGCACCGCCCTCGGCCTGAGCTACAAGTTCTGACCGGAAGCGGCTCGCCGCCCCTCGCGGGCGCGGGCCGCGCTGGCGCGCCGGGCCTGCCGCTTGCGCCACCAGATGACCACGCCGGTGACGCTCAGCCCGGCGATGGCCACCCCCAGCAGCGCGATCACGATGCGCCCCGGCAACCCCGCGATGCGCCCGCCGTGGATCGGCGCCTGTAGCCGGTAGAAACGTTCACCCGGCGTGCCGCGCCCGGCGATCTCCTCGCCGATCAGGCGGCCGTCGGTGCCGTGGAAGAACAGCCAGGACTTGTCCATCGGGTTGGCATCGTGGCCCCCGAATCCCGCCCCGAAGAAGTTGTACTCGACGCTGTAGTACAGCTCGCCGATCGCCCCCTCGATGCCCTGCCGCGCGCCTTCCGCCTGCGCCAGCGTGTACACCTGCTGGTAGTCCAGGCGCGTCTCCCCCAGTGCCTCGCGGGGCATCTGGCTGCGCTGCTGGTAGGTGCTCGGCGGCGCCTCGGAGAACAGCGACACCACCGGCTTGAACACCTGCTCCGGCAGGTTCATCGCCACGCTGCTCACCGCCACCGGCAGGAGCAGCAGCCACAGCCAGAGCCCGCCGGCGCGGTGCAGGTCGAGGGTGCGCCGGTAGTGTCCGGCGCCGCGCTTCAGCGTCCAGGCCGTCCACCATTTCTTCAGGAAGGGCCGGCCACGGGGCAGGGTCAGCCAGGCGCCGGCGAAGCAGTCGATGACCCAGAGGATCGCCACCAGCCCCATCAGGATCAGCCCCCAGTTGCCCGGCAGCGCCAGGTTGTAGTGGAACTCCAGCAGGAAGGGGATGACGTTCTGCGCCTGCAGGCAGCAGGCGCCCCACTGGCGCATGCCCAGCTCGGCGCCGCTCACCGGGTCCAGGTAGATCACCCGGTGGTGCAGGTCGTAGGGCGCGCCGGTGGCCGGGTCGGTACGCGGCACCGCCGCCATCAGCGCGGCGTGGCCGGCTTCGTCCGGGACCTCCATGTACCAGACCTGCAGGCGCGGCTCGGCGCCCTCGATGCGCTGCACCAGCTCGCCCGGCGACAGCAGCGGCCCCTGCGCGGGCGCGTGGTAGAAGGCCGGGTTCAGCCATTCGTCGATCTCGTGCTGGAAGGCCAGCACGCTGCCGGTGAGCCCGGCGAGGGCGAGGAACAGCGCGGTGGCCAGGCCGAGGTAGCGGTGCAGCAGGACGATAAGGGGGCGCATGGGCGCTTTCCTGTGGATAAGTCTGTCACGCACATGAACGGGGCCGCCCCGGTGGCGGCCCCGTCCAGGCACCGGTCAGAACTGGTAGCTGAGGGTGGCGGTGACGTTGCGCTGCTCGCCGAAGTAGCAGAAATCCAGGCTGTAGCAGGAGGCGATGTAATCCTCGTCCAGCAGGTTGTTGGCGTTCAGGCTGATGTCCATGCCCGGCAGCCCCACTTTGCCCAGGTCATAACCGACCAGCGCGTCGATCAGGGTGTAGGAGGGCACGTGCAGGGTGTTGGCCCTGTCCGCCCAGCTCTGGCCGACGTAGCGCGCGCCGAGGCCGGTGCGCAGGCCGTCCAGGGCGCCGGCGTCGAAGCCGTACTCGCCCCAGATGGACGCCATGTGGCGCGGTGCCTGGTTCGGCGTGTTGCCCTGGGTGCCGTCCAGCGACTTGGAATAGGTGATGTCGGTGAAGGTGTAGCTGGCCAGCACCTTGAGGTTCTGGGTCACCTGGGTGTTGGCTTCCAGCTCCAGGCCCTGGGAGCGCACTTCGCCCACCGGGGTGTACCAGTCCTGCTGCGGCAGCTTGGAGGCGACGTTCTGCTGGACGATATGGAACAGCGAGGCGGTGTACAGGCTGTCGCTGCCCACCGGCTGGAACTTCACCCCGGCCTCCCATTGCTTGCCCTCGGTGGGTTCCAGGGGCTTGCCGGCCTGGTCCGAATAGGCGTTGGGGTTGAAGGATTCGGAATAGCTGAGGTACGGCGCCACGCCGTTGTCGAACAGGTACAGCGCGCCGAGGCGCCCGGTGAACTTGCTGCGGCGCTCGTCCGACTTGCTGCCGGCGCTCAGGTTCTTGTCCGAGACCTCGACCCAGTCCTCGCGCAGGCCGATGGAGAAGCGCCACTGGCCGAGGTCGACCAGGTCCTGCAGGTAGAGGCCGGTCTGCTCCAGGCGGCGGTCGTGCTCCGTCTGGCCGTAGCCCACCAGGGCATCGTTGCCGTACACCGGGTTGAAGGCATCGATCGGTGCGAGGGCGGCGGAGCCCCAGGTCACGTCGGTCTTGCGCTTCTGGTAGTCCAGGCCCATCAGCAGCGTATGGCGCAGGGCGCCGGTGTCGAATTCGGCCTGGACCATGTTGTCGACGATGTAGGCCTTCAGGTCCTCGGTGGCATCGGTGTAGTAGCGGTTCAGCTCGGTGGGCGAGGCCCAGCCGTAGGCGTACGCCTGCTGCATGCTCACGTCGGAACTGAGGTAGCGGAAGCTCTGCCGCGCCGTCCACACGTCATCGAAGCGGTGCTCCAGCTGGTAGCCGAACATGCGCTGGGTGCGGTCGAAGGCTTCCAGGTCCGGCTCGCCGTCGAAGAAGTCGCGGCCGATGCGCTGGCCGCCACGCTGGTACAGGGTGCCCTCGGCCGGTACGCCGCCGTGGTAGCCGCCGTTCGGGTCGTGTTGCAGGTAGCTCTGCAGGGTCAGGCTGGTGTCTTCGCTGAAGTCGATGGACAGGGTCGGCGCGATGGCATAGCGCTCCTCCTTGATGTGGTCGTACTGGGTGTCGGAGCCCTCGCCCAGGCCCACCAGGCGATAGGCGATGCGCTTGTCCTCGTCCAGCGGGCCGCTGAAATCGAAGCCCATGCCCTTCTGGCCCATGTTGCCCACGCTGGCCTGCACCTGGTGGTAGTCCTCGTAGAGCGGCTTCTTGCTGGTCAGCGCCACCAGGCCCCCCGGCAGGCTGCGGCCGTAGAGCACCGAGGACGGCCCCTTGAGCACGTCGATGCGTTCGAGGAAGTACGGGTCCACCTGCAGCGAGCTGTAGGTGCCGCTGTCGCCCATGGTCTTCAGGCCGTCCAGGAAGACGTTGTCCACGCTGTTGTCGGCGAAGCCGCGCATCACGATGTAGTCGTAGCGGTTCGAGGCGCCCACCTGGCCGGTGAAGATGCCGGGCGTGTAGCGCACCGCCTGCTGCACGCTCTTGGAGCCCTGGTCGTCGATCTGCTCGCGGGTCACCACCGAGACGGTCTGCGAGGTTTCCAGCAGCGCCTTGCTGGTCTTGGTGGCGATCTGGCTGTGGGTGGCCAGGTAGCCCTCCTCGCTGCCCAGCGCATTGCCCAGGGCGAACACCTGGGTCGAGGGCACCTCCAGCGCGCCCTGGGTCTTCACCTCACGCAGCACGTAGCTGCCACCGCCCAGGTTCTCGGCCTGCAACGGCGTGTCGCCGAGCAGGCGGCCCAGCGCGCCGTCCACCGACCAGGCGCCGTTCAAGCCCGGGGATCGCAGGCCACGGGTCTGCTCCGGGGTGGCGGAGAGATTGATCCCGGCTTCGCGGGCGAAGCGGTTGAGCACCTCGTCCAGCGGCCCGGCGGGGATCGCATAGCTGCGGCTGGCGGCGCTCGTGGCTTCCTCGGCGAAGGCCGGCGCGCCCAGCAGCGGGGCGGCCAGTGCGGCGGAGAGCAGGGCGCCGCGAACGGCAAGAGCGAGACGGGAGGCGCGAGGTGCGGTCATGAAGGCTTCCGTGAAAGGCAAAGGTTAATGGGATTCATTCCCCTTGCCGGACGTTGCGGAAAAACCCGCCAAAAAAGTTTCGAGCCCCTCGGCGCGCCTGCCACCTGTAGGGGCGAATTCATTCGCCCGCTTTTGCACCAGGCTGCTTGCAGTCAAACCCTGGCCTGCACCGTCACCCACCAGCGCGTGCGGTAGTGCACCTCCACCGGCAGCGTGCGGGTCAGCAGTTCCAGCAGCTTGTCGGTGTCGTCCAGGCGGTACACGCCGGAGAGGCGCAGGTCGGCGATGGACTCGCTGCAGGCCAGGCGGCCGTTGCGGTAGCGCGAGACTTCGGCGAGGAAGTCGGCCAGGCGCATGCCTCGGGTGACGATCAACCCGTCGGCCCAGGCGGCCGCGTCCATGTCCGGCGCCTCCAGCGCTCGGGCGGCGTACTCGCCGACTTCGAAGCGCTGGCCGGCACCGGCCACCACAGCGCCGGTGCCGGCCAGCGGGGCGATGCTCACCGTGCCCTCGGTGACGCTCAGGCGGGTGGCGGCCTGCTCCTGGCGCACCACGAAGCGGCCGCCCAGGGTCTCGAACAGGCCGTGGCGGGTGCGCACGCGCAGGGGGCGCGGGACGCCCGTCGTGGCGTCATGGCTGCCGTCGACGAGGATCTCGCCACGCTCTAGGAGCACCAGGCGCTGGCGCTGGTCGAAGCGCAGGTCCACCGCGCTGTCGGTGTTCAGGTGCAGGCGCGTGCCGTCGGCCAGCGCCACGCGGCGACGCTCGCCGACGGCGGTGCCGTAGTCGGCGGTCAGGCGCGGCCAGGGCGTCAGGTCGCGGGCCAGCCACAGGGCGGAACCGCTGACCATGGCCGCCGACAGCAGCTTCAGGGCCTGGCGGCGACGCAGGCGCTGCGTCGAGGTTTCCAGGGTCTGCATCACCGTGCCGGCGCCGGGCACCGCTTTCAGCGTGCTGGAGAGCTCATCGTCCAATACCTGCACGCGCTGCCAGGCCTGCTCGTGGTCCTGGTGGGCGGCACGCCAGTGGTCGCAGGCGCGCTGCAGCTCGGCATCGCCCGCGGCGGAACGCAGGCGCACCAGCCAGTGGATGGCCTGGCGCACCACCTGTGCATCGGCCTGGCGTGACGCGCTCATTCGGCGAACCGCAGCTGGTAGCAGTGGAACAGGGCATCGGCGACATGGCGTTCCACCGAGCGCAGGGAAATGCCCATGCGCTCGGCCACCTGGGCGTGGGTCAGGCCCTCGCACTGGGCCAGCAGGAAGGCGGTGCGCACCTTCGGCTTCAGGCCATCGAGCAGGCGCGCGATGCTCTCCAGCAGCTCGAGGATCAGCTCGCGCTCCTCCAGGCTCGGCGTCGCCGCTTCGGGCAGCAGGGCGAGGGACTCCCTGTAGGCGCGCTCCAGTTCCTCGCGGCGCCAGTGGTCGATCACTAGCCCCCGCGCGATGGTGCGCAGGAAGGCGCGCGGGGTGGCGATCTCCAGCTGCTCGCGGCGGGCGAGCAGGCGCAGGAAGGTGTCCTGCGCCAGGTCGGCGGCATCGGCGGCGTTGCCGAGGCGGCCGCGCAGCCAGTTCTTCAGCCAGCCGTGATGGTCGCTGTAGAGGCGTTGCACGCTGAGGTGGGACGACGGCATGGGGTCACCGAAGAATCGGTAGCAAATGAAAATTAGTCGCATTTTCTTGATGCGCGCGGGGATTTGCAACGTCGGCGTGCAGGAAAGGGGCGGCCGGTCATGCCGAACCGCCCGTCCCCGTCGGCCCCTGCCAGGCGCGGGTGTCGCCTCAGCGATACCAGCGCGGCGTGTACACCCAGTCCTGGCCGTCGGGGCGGGGAATGCGCCGGGTGAGGGACGAGCCGATGATCACCAGGGTGCGCATGTCCACCTGCTCCGGGCGCAGCTCGCCGAGGCTGGTGAGGGTCAGCGCTTCCGCCGGGCGACCGATGTCACGGCCCAGCACGACCACGGTTTCCGGGCGGCGGTGGCGCGCGACGATTTCCAGGGCGCGCGCCAGCTGCCAGGGGCGCGCCCTGGAGATGGGGTTGTAGAAGGCCATGGCCAGGTCGGCGGCGCCGGCGTGGTCCAGGCGCTGCTCGATCACTTCCCAGGGCTTGAGGTTGTCCGAGAGCGAGATCAGGCAGAAATCGTGGCCCAGGGGGGCGCCGGCCTTGGCGGCGGTGGCCAGGGCGGCGGAGACGCCGGGGAACACCTGCAGCTCCACCTGCAGCCAGCGTGGGTCGCGGTTGTCGTCCAGGGCTTCGAGCACGGCGGCGGCCATGGCGAACACGCCCGGGTCGCCCGAGGACACCACCACCACCCGACGGCCGCTGGCGGCCAGCTCGAAGGCGTGGCGGGCGCGTTGCAGTTCCTCGCGGTTGTCGGTGCAGTGCAGCACCTGCTCCGGGCGGAAGGGCCCGGCCATGCGGATGTAGGTTTCGTAGCCCAGCAGGTCCTCGGCCTCGTCCAGGGCGCGGCGGGTGGCCGGCACCATGAACTCGGCGGCGCCCGGGCCCAGGCCCACCACCGTCAGGCGGCCACGGCGCCGGCCGATGCGCTCCACCTCCAGCGGCTGCGCGGCGCGGTACAGGCGGATGCCCGAAAGGTGCTGGTGCAGGGGCGGCAGCGCCGTCTCGTCGACCACGAAGCGCAGCGGCACGCCGAGTTCGTCGGCGCAGCTGGCCAGCGCGGCATCGGTCATGCGTGCGGGGGCGGCCAACAGGCAGGCGAGGGCGCCACTGGCCAGCCCGGCGGTGGCCAGGGCCTGGCGCACGCCGGCTGCATCCGCATCACCGTCGATGCGCGCAGCCACCACGCGGGGGTGGATCAGCAGCTCGTCGCGGGCGTCCACGCGCTGCTCGGCGGTGACATGGATGACCCGCCGGGCCTGATCCGCCAGGGGCAGGTTGGCCGCCTCCAGCCAGGGCGCCTCGCCCTCGACGCGGACGGACTCGCCGCCCAGCAGGTCGGAGACGAAGCGCTTGCCCTGCTCGATATCGGCCAGGGCATAACCCGCTGGCGGTTCCAGCAGGCAGGTGCCGAAGCGCAGCTCGCCGCTGGTGGTGATGGCCGGGGCCACTTCCAGCTGCGCGGCGATCTCGCGGGCCATGCGGTTGACCCCGCCGAGCCCGCCCAGCAGCGGCACCACGGCGCTGCCGTCCTCGGCCACCGCCAGCACCGGCGGCTCGGCGCCCTTGCCGGCCAGCTGCGCGGCAAGGCTGCGGATGAGTATGCCGGCCGCGCACAGGGCGATGATCGGCCTGTCGTCGCGGTAGAGCCCGCGCAAGGTCTCGCCGAACTCGGCGTAGGTCGCGTCGGCACCCTCGACGCGCCCGGCCAGGCCGAGCACGCGTGCCTGTGGATAAAGCGCCTGGATGCGCCGGGCGACGGGCAGGCCGCCGCTGCCGAGCAGCAGGATGGCCGGGGCCTTGCGTGGGTCCATCAGCCTCTCCACTTCTGGCCGGGGACCAGGATCATCGAGAAGTAGGGCGAGGCCATCGGGTCCACCTCATGCAGCGGCAGGATGCGCTGGTTGCTCATGGTGGCGCGCTCCACGTAATGGGCGCGGCCGTCCAGGCCCAGCTCGCCGAGCACCCGGCGCACCTTGTCGAAGTTGCGCCCGAGCTTCATCACCACCGCCGCCTCGGCGTCCGCCAGGCGCGCCTTCAGTTCATCCTCCGGCAGCACGCCGGAGAGCACCGACAGGCTCTGGTTGCGGTACACCAGCGGCAGGCCGAGCACCGCGGCGCTGCCCAGCATGGAGCACACGCCCGGCACCACCTCGGCTTCGTAGCGCCCGGCCAGGCGGTCGTGCAGGTACATGTAGGAGCCGTAGAAGAACGGGTCGCCCTCGCAGATCACCGCCACGTCGCGCCCGGCCTCCAGGTGCTGGGCGACCTGCTCGGCGGCGGTGTCGTAGAAGTCGCTGATCACATCCTCGTAGGACAGCGGCGGCTCCAGCTTCTCGGTGGTCACCGGGTAGACCAGCGGCATGCGCTGCTGCGACTCCACCAGGTGCTGCTCGATGATGCCGAAGGCATTGCCGCCCTGGCCCAGGTTGGCCTTCGCCTTGGCCACGAAGTAGCCGACCACCGGGGCCGACTGCAGCAGGCGCAGGGCCTTGAGGGTGATCAGCTCGGGGTCGCCGGGGCCGACGCCCAGGCCGATCAGGCGGCCCTTGCCGGCGCGTTCCTGTGCACCCATCACTCCACCTCCGTGGCCAGGGCGTTGATCGCCGCTGCGGCCATCGCGCTGCCGCCACGGCGCCCGCGCACGATCACGTAGGGCACGCCACGGCTGTCGGCGGCGAGCATGTCCTTGGATTCCGCCGCGCCGACGAAGCCCACCGGGAAGCCGAGGATCAGCGCCGGCTTCGGCGCGCCGGCGTCGAGCATCTCCAGCAGGTAGAAGAGCGCGGTGGGGGCATTGCCGATCACCACCACGCTGCCTTCCAGGCGTTCCCGCCAGTGTTCCAGGGCCACCGCCGAGCGGGTGTTGCCCAGCGTGCGGGCGAGCTCCGGCACGCTGGCGTCGTTGAGGGTGCAGATCACCTCGTTGTTCGCCGGCAGGCGCGCACGGGTCACGCCCTCGGCCACCATGCGCGCGTCGCAGAGGATCGGCGCGCCGGCGGCGATGGCCGCGCGGCCGGCGGCACCGGCGCCGGGGGAGAAGCGCAGGTCCTGCACCACGTCGACCATGCCGCAGGCGTGGATCACGCGCACGGCGA from Pseudomonas tohonis includes:
- a CDS encoding precorrin-2 C(20)-methyltransferase → MGAQERAGKGRLIGLGVGPGDPELITLKALRLLQSAPVVGYFVAKAKANLGQGGNAFGIIEQHLVESQQRMPLVYPVTTEKLEPPLSYEDVISDFYDTAAEQVAQHLEAGRDVAVICEGDPFFYGSYMYLHDRLAGRYEAEVVPGVCSMLGSAAVLGLPLVYRNQSLSVLSGVLPEDELKARLADAEAAVVMKLGRNFDKVRRVLGELGLDGRAHYVERATMSNQRILPLHEVDPMASPYFSMILVPGQKWRG
- a CDS encoding precorrin-8X methylmutase, with product MIDYIRDGQEIYRHSFSIIRAEADLSAIPPDLEKLAVRVIHACGMVDVVQDLRFSPGAGAAGRAAIAAGAPILCDARMVAEGVTRARLPANNEVICTLNDASVPELARTLGNTRSAVALEHWRERLEGSVVVIGNAPTALFYLLEMLDAGAPKPALILGFPVGFVGAAESKDMLAADSRGVPYVIVRGRRGGSAMAAAAINALATEVE
- a CDS encoding sigma-70 family RNA polymerase sigma factor; its protein translation is MPSSHLSVQRLYSDHHGWLKNWLRGRLGNAADAADLAQDTFLRLLARREQLEIATPRAFLRTIARGLVIDHWRREELERAYRESLALLPEAATPSLEERELILELLESIARLLDGLKPKVRTAFLLAQCEGLTHAQVAERMGISLRSVERHVADALFHCYQLRFAE
- a CDS encoding TonB-dependent siderophore receptor, with translation MTAPRASRLALAVRGALLSAALAAPLLGAPAFAEEATSAASRSYAIPAGPLDEVLNRFAREAGINLSATPEQTRGLRSPGLNGAWSVDGALGRLLGDTPLQAENLGGGSYVLREVKTQGALEVPSTQVFALGNALGSEEGYLATHSQIATKTSKALLETSQTVSVVTREQIDDQGSKSVQQAVRYTPGIFTGQVGASNRYDYIVMRGFADNSVDNVFLDGLKTMGDSGTYSSLQVDPYFLERIDVLKGPSSVLYGRSLPGGLVALTSKKPLYEDYHQVQASVGNMGQKGMGFDFSGPLDEDKRIAYRLVGLGEGSDTQYDHIKEERYAIAPTLSIDFSEDTSLTLQSYLQHDPNGGYHGGVPAEGTLYQRGGQRIGRDFFDGEPDLEAFDRTQRMFGYQLEHRFDDVWTARQSFRYLSSDVSMQQAYAYGWASPTELNRYYTDATEDLKAYIVDNMVQAEFDTGALRHTLLMGLDYQKRKTDVTWGSAALAPIDAFNPVYGNDALVGYGQTEHDRRLEQTGLYLQDLVDLGQWRFSIGLREDWVEVSDKNLSAGSKSDERRSKFTGRLGALYLFDNGVAPYLSYSESFNPNAYSDQAGKPLEPTEGKQWEAGVKFQPVGSDSLYTASLFHIVQQNVASKLPQQDWYTPVGEVRSQGLELEANTQVTQNLKVLASYTFTDITYSKSLDGTQGNTPNQAPRHMASIWGEYGFDAGALDGLRTGLGARYVGQSWADRANTLHVPSYTLIDALVGYDLGKVGLPGMDISLNANNLLDEDYIASCYSLDFCYFGEQRNVTATLSYQF
- the cobJ gene encoding precorrin-3B C(17)-methyltransferase encodes the protein MDPRKAPAILLLGSGGLPVARRIQALYPQARVLGLAGRVEGADATYAEFGETLRGLYRDDRPIIALCAAGILIRSLAAQLAGKGAEPPVLAVAEDGSAVVPLLGGLGGVNRMAREIAAQLEVAPAITTSGELRFGTCLLEPPAGYALADIEQGKRFVSDLLGGESVRVEGEAPWLEAANLPLADQARRVIHVTAEQRVDARDELLIHPRVVAARIDGDADAAGVRQALATAGLASGALACLLAAPARMTDAALASCADELGVPLRFVVDETALPPLHQHLSGIRLYRAAQPLEVERIGRRRGRLTVVGLGPGAAEFMVPATRRALDEAEDLLGYETYIRMAGPFRPEQVLHCTDNREELQRARHAFELAASGRRVVVVSSGDPGVFAMAAAVLEALDDNRDPRWLQVELQVFPGVSAALATAAKAGAPLGHDFCLISLSDNLKPWEVIEQRLDHAGAADLAMAFYNPISRARPWQLARALEIVARHRRPETVVVLGRDIGRPAEALTLTSLGELRPEQVDMRTLVIIGSSLTRRIPRPDGQDWVYTPRWYR
- a CDS encoding PepSY-associated TM helix domain-containing protein, translated to MRPLIVLLHRYLGLATALFLALAGLTGSVLAFQHEIDEWLNPAFYHAPAQGPLLSPGELVQRIEGAEPRLQVWYMEVPDEAGHAALMAAVPRTDPATGAPYDLHHRVIYLDPVSGAELGMRQWGACCLQAQNVIPFLLEFHYNLALPGNWGLILMGLVAILWVIDCFAGAWLTLPRGRPFLKKWWTAWTLKRGAGHYRRTLDLHRAGGLWLWLLLLPVAVSSVAMNLPEQVFKPVVSLFSEAPPSTYQQRSQMPREALGETRLDYQQVYTLAQAEGARQGIEGAIGELYYSVEYNFFGAGFGGHDANPMDKSWLFFHGTDGRLIGEEIAGRGTPGERFYRLQAPIHGGRIAGLPGRIVIALLGVAIAGLSVTGVVIWWRKRQARRASAARAREGRRAASGQNL
- a CDS encoding FecR domain-containing protein; this encodes MSASRQADAQVVRQAIHWLVRLRSAAGDAELQRACDHWRAAHQDHEQAWQRVQVLDDELSSTLKAVPGAGTVMQTLETSTQRLRRRQALKLLSAAMVSGSALWLARDLTPWPRLTADYGTAVGERRRVALADGTRLHLNTDSAVDLRFDQRQRLVLLERGEILVDGSHDATTGVPRPLRVRTRHGLFETLGGRFVVRQEQAATRLSVTEGTVSIAPLAGTGAVVAGAGQRFEVGEYAARALEAPDMDAAAWADGLIVTRGMRLADFLAEVSRYRNGRLACSESIADLRLSGVYRLDDTDKLLELLTRTLPVEVHYRTRWWVTVQARV